The following proteins are co-located in the Parafannyhessea umbonata genome:
- the dnaG gene encoding DNA primase, which produces MITDEDKERVRQATDILQLVGETVELKRRGADYWGCCPFHHEKSPSFHVNPTTGLWKCFGCGAGGDVFAYVMKRESLDFPDSIRYLADKAGIELSEERGTARKGPRRNRLIECLTEAERFYSTMLLRGRGEGPDAGRAYLAGRGFGSDVCRRWGLGYAAGHQTLVEHLRKLGFSMQEILASDLALQGQGGRLRDRFFDRVMFPIHDEQGRTIAFGGRVMGDAKPKYLNTKETAVFSKRKHLFAFDRAKESMAATGTCIVCEGYTDVIAMHEAGFKNTVATLGTALTMDHVKLIERFAKRRIICMFDGDEAGQRAAERAVQYIDKTSVEMLCVVLPDNLDPMEFLSARGADALRPILEAAQPLMDFVFGKRLAGYDLSVPGKRVAALNDMAGVLAPLGDSMLLDGYALQLGDMLGFDVARVKQVIRERASAERRKAGQRDGGGRADRRRQAAGTPGRDAPPYDDVPPYYEDGGYGAGYDDGPYDAYDGPYATAGGGAGREGQGVSTAALSNDERMQSAAERELLAMIASHPDVMRGHGERIATFTWSDARYEAMAWAMLATPAGTPPADVVRAAAGVVAEAPQILAGGRLEVTSRMPADQRADFLLNVVELWSKRREVREIKARLRLSSSTVPDEGQIELFRRATELQKRINELSNSVSAVV; this is translated from the coding sequence TTGATAACGGACGAGGACAAGGAGCGCGTGCGGCAGGCGACGGACATCCTGCAGCTCGTGGGCGAGACCGTGGAGCTGAAGCGACGCGGCGCAGACTATTGGGGCTGCTGCCCGTTCCACCACGAGAAGAGCCCCTCGTTCCACGTGAACCCCACCACGGGACTGTGGAAGTGCTTTGGCTGCGGCGCCGGGGGAGACGTGTTCGCATACGTCATGAAGCGCGAGAGCCTGGACTTTCCAGACTCCATCCGCTACCTGGCCGACAAGGCGGGTATCGAGCTTTCCGAGGAGCGCGGCACCGCCCGCAAGGGTCCGCGGCGAAACCGGCTGATAGAGTGCCTGACCGAGGCGGAGCGGTTCTACAGCACCATGCTGCTGCGCGGCCGCGGCGAGGGTCCGGACGCGGGCCGCGCCTACCTGGCCGGCCGCGGCTTTGGATCGGACGTGTGCAGGCGCTGGGGGCTGGGCTATGCGGCCGGTCACCAGACGCTCGTGGAGCACCTGCGCAAGCTCGGCTTCTCTATGCAAGAGATCCTGGCGTCGGACCTCGCGCTGCAAGGCCAGGGCGGCCGGCTGCGCGACAGGTTCTTCGACCGCGTGATGTTTCCCATCCACGACGAGCAGGGCCGCACCATCGCGTTTGGCGGCAGGGTCATGGGCGACGCGAAGCCCAAGTACCTCAACACCAAGGAGACCGCGGTCTTCTCGAAGCGCAAGCACCTGTTCGCGTTCGACCGCGCGAAGGAGTCCATGGCCGCCACGGGCACGTGCATCGTGTGCGAGGGCTACACGGACGTCATAGCCATGCACGAGGCCGGCTTCAAGAACACGGTGGCGACGCTTGGCACCGCGCTCACGATGGACCACGTGAAGCTGATAGAGCGCTTCGCGAAGCGGCGCATCATCTGCATGTTCGACGGCGACGAGGCCGGTCAGCGCGCCGCGGAGCGCGCCGTGCAGTACATCGACAAGACGAGCGTCGAGATGCTGTGCGTGGTGCTGCCAGACAACCTGGACCCGATGGAGTTCCTTTCCGCCCGCGGCGCGGACGCGCTCAGGCCCATCCTGGAGGCGGCCCAGCCGCTCATGGACTTCGTGTTTGGCAAGCGCCTCGCCGGCTATGACCTTTCCGTCCCCGGAAAGCGCGTCGCGGCGCTGAACGACATGGCGGGCGTGCTGGCGCCCCTGGGCGACAGTATGCTGCTGGACGGCTACGCGCTGCAGCTGGGCGATATGCTCGGCTTCGACGTGGCACGGGTGAAGCAGGTCATACGCGAGCGCGCCTCGGCGGAGCGCCGCAAGGCCGGCCAGCGCGACGGGGGAGGCCGAGCGGACCGACGCCGCCAGGCGGCCGGCACGCCTGGGCGCGACGCACCCCCGTACGACGACGTGCCCCCGTACTACGAGGACGGCGGCTATGGCGCCGGCTACGACGACGGACCGTACGATGCCTACGACGGCCCGTACGCGACCGCGGGCGGGGGCGCCGGGCGAGAAGGGCAAGGCGTCTCGACCGCGGCGCTCTCCAACGACGAGAGGATGCAGTCGGCCGCGGAGCGAGAGCTTCTCGCCATGATTGCGTCGCACCCGGACGTGATGCGCGGCCATGGGGAGCGCATCGCAACGTTCACGTGGTCCGACGCGCGCTACGAGGCCATGGCGTGGGCCATGCTCGCGACTCCCGCGGGCACGCCTCCCGCGGACGTGGTGCGCGCCGCGGCGGGCGTCGTGGCCGAGGCCCCGCAGATACTTGCGGGGGGCAGGCTCGAGGTGACGTCGCGCATGCCCGCGGACCAGCGCGCGGACTTCCTGCTGAACGTCGTGGAGCTGTGGAGCAAGCGCCGCGAGGTGCGCGAGATAAAGGCAAGGTTGCGGCTATCCTCCTCCACGGTGCCCGACGAGGGGCAGATAGAGCTCTTCAGGAGGGCGACCGAGCTTCAAAAGCGTATTAATGAGCTGTCAAATAGCGTTTCTGCCGTTGTTTAG
- the rpoD gene encoding RNA polymerase sigma factor RpoD, with product MANNKATAEGSSQLSDELDGIVQKLVKQASGSNNSITEDDIQLAIAEVDVDDDELSDMYDAIRAKGVDIANSEDGGSAMGESDDLDDEDDEDELEGEGDLDEEDEELAEARKEARAASEILRSSTPKGKTRKRSSRARSRRTDSSTVMLTGDPVRMYLKEIGKVDLLTAQEEVNLAMKIEAGTEASKKLEAAENGEIELTRAEQRRLMRIEQVGLEAKQSLISANLRLTVSIAKRYVGRGMLFLDLIQEGNLGLIRAVEKFDYTKGFKFSTYATWWIRQAITRAIADQARTIRIPVHMVETINKLVRVQRQLLQDLGRDPTPEEIGAEMGISADRVREIQKISQEPVSLETPIGEEEDSQLGDFIEDSTAVAPPEAASDSMLREQLEQVLDSLADRERKVIKFRFGLEDGHPRTLEEVGREFGVTRERIRQIESKTLAKLRHPSRSGRLKDYIED from the coding sequence GTGGCTAACAACAAGGCTACCGCCGAGGGCTCCTCGCAGCTGTCTGACGAGCTCGACGGCATCGTCCAGAAGCTCGTGAAGCAGGCGTCCGGCTCCAACAACAGCATCACGGAGGACGACATCCAGCTCGCAATCGCCGAGGTGGACGTGGACGATGACGAGCTTTCGGACATGTATGACGCCATCCGCGCGAAGGGCGTCGACATCGCGAACTCGGAGGACGGCGGCTCCGCCATGGGCGAGTCCGACGACCTCGACGACGAGGACGACGAGGATGAGCTGGAGGGCGAGGGCGACCTCGACGAGGAGGACGAGGAGCTGGCGGAGGCCCGCAAGGAGGCACGTGCCGCAAGCGAGATCCTGCGCTCCTCCACCCCCAAGGGCAAGACCCGCAAGCGCTCGTCCAGGGCGCGCTCTCGCCGCACGGACAGCTCGACCGTGATGCTGACGGGCGACCCGGTGCGCATGTACCTGAAGGAGATTGGCAAGGTCGACCTGCTGACCGCCCAGGAGGAGGTCAACCTCGCCATGAAGATCGAGGCCGGAACCGAGGCCTCCAAGAAGCTCGAGGCCGCGGAGAACGGCGAGATCGAGCTCACCCGCGCCGAGCAGCGCCGCCTCATGCGCATCGAGCAGGTGGGCCTCGAGGCCAAGCAGTCGCTCATCAGCGCGAACCTCCGCCTCACGGTCTCCATCGCGAAGCGCTACGTCGGCCGCGGCATGCTCTTCCTCGACCTCATCCAGGAGGGCAACCTCGGCCTCATCCGCGCGGTCGAGAAGTTCGACTACACGAAGGGCTTCAAGTTCTCCACCTACGCCACGTGGTGGATCCGCCAGGCCATCACCCGTGCCATCGCGGACCAGGCGCGCACCATCCGCATCCCCGTCCACATGGTCGAGACCATCAACAAGCTCGTCCGTGTGCAGAGGCAGCTTCTTCAGGACCTCGGCCGCGACCCCACCCCCGAGGAGATCGGCGCCGAGATGGGCATCTCGGCGGACCGTGTGCGCGAGATCCAGAAGATTAGCCAGGAGCCCGTCTCGCTCGAGACGCCGATCGGCGAGGAGGAGGACTCCCAGCTCGGCGACTTCATCGAGGACTCCACGGCCGTCGCGCCTCCTGAGGCCGCGAGCGACTCCATGCTTCGCGAGCAGCTGGAGCAGGTTCTCGACAGCCTCGCCGACCGCGAGCGCAAGGTCATCAAGTTCCGCTTCGGCCTCGAGGACGGGCATCCCCGCACGCTCGAGGAGGTAGGTCGCGAGTTTGGCGTCACGCGCGAGCGCATCCGCCAGATCGAGAGCAAGACCCTGGCGAAGCTTCGCCATCCGTCACGCTCCGGCCGCCTGAAGGACTACATCGAGGACTAG
- the nusA gene encoding transcription termination factor NusA has product MASEMMEALMALCQEKHIDELYLIDQLEQSLAKSYAEVMHLQDGARVTIDRETGKVYVYKLVPKEESWDDETGLYTDFDEVDVTPKDTSRTAYTHAKSVINDIVRNAGRQQIYEEFSKRIGDIITGTVLQTTPDFAIIKIREGVEAELPYFDQRRYPDELNERPAGERYSHHQQIRAIIIDVRDPNSNQQPVRGERQRPSIVVSRTHPDLIRRLFELEVPEVYDGVVEIRSIAREAGVRSKVAVSSLDERLDPVGACVGPKGSRVRAVVSELRGERVDVVLWSDDPAKCVANALSPARVSRVLVDDEDNYATVIVPDDQLSLAIGKEGQNARLAARLTGMHIDIKNESLARKVMSEMPEDVDVVAEEGEHRCEYTGPTGIQCRNMARPGSRFCGIHEKLAQYADSAVSDDPDSLI; this is encoded by the coding sequence ATGGCATCAGAGATGATGGAAGCACTAATGGCACTGTGCCAGGAGAAGCACATCGACGAGCTGTACCTGATCGACCAGCTCGAGCAGTCCCTGGCGAAGAGCTACGCCGAGGTCATGCACCTGCAGGACGGCGCGCGCGTGACCATCGACCGCGAGACCGGCAAGGTCTACGTGTACAAGCTCGTCCCGAAGGAGGAGTCCTGGGACGACGAGACCGGCCTGTACACCGACTTCGACGAGGTGGACGTGACGCCGAAGGACACGAGCCGCACCGCGTACACGCACGCGAAGTCCGTCATCAACGACATCGTGCGCAACGCCGGCCGCCAGCAGATCTACGAGGAGTTCTCGAAGCGCATCGGCGACATCATCACGGGCACCGTGCTCCAGACGACGCCGGACTTCGCCATCATCAAGATCCGCGAGGGCGTCGAGGCGGAGCTGCCGTACTTTGACCAGCGCCGCTACCCGGACGAGCTGAACGAGCGCCCCGCGGGCGAGCGCTACTCCCACCACCAGCAGATCCGCGCGATCATCATCGACGTGCGCGACCCGAACAGCAACCAGCAGCCGGTGCGCGGCGAGCGCCAGCGCCCGTCCATCGTGGTCTCGCGCACCCACCCGGACCTCATCCGCAGGCTGTTCGAGCTCGAGGTGCCCGAGGTCTACGACGGCGTCGTCGAGATCCGCTCCATCGCGCGCGAGGCCGGCGTCCGCTCGAAGGTGGCCGTGAGCTCGCTGGACGAGCGTCTCGACCCGGTTGGCGCCTGCGTCGGCCCGAAGGGCAGCCGCGTGCGCGCCGTCGTGTCCGAGCTGCGCGGCGAGCGCGTGGACGTGGTGCTCTGGAGCGACGACCCCGCGAAGTGCGTCGCGAACGCGCTGTCCCCGGCGCGCGTCTCCCGTGTGCTCGTGGACGACGAGGACAACTACGCCACGGTCATCGTGCCGGACGACCAGCTGTCGCTCGCAATCGGCAAGGAGGGCCAGAACGCACGTCTCGCCGCAAGGCTCACGGGCATGCACATCGACATCAAGAACGAGTCGCTTGCGCGCAAGGTCATGAGCGAGATGCCCGAGGACGTGGACGTCGTCGCGGAGGAGGGCGAGCACCGCTGCGAGTACACCGGCCCGACCGGCATCCAGTGCCGCAACATGGCACGTCCCGGCTCCCGCTTCTGCGGCATCCATGAGAAGCTTGCGCAGTATGCGGACTCCGCCGTGTCCGACGATCCCGACTCCCTGATCTAA
- the infB gene encoding translation initiation factor IF-2 produces the protein MAKTRVHDLAKEYGMTSKEMLGHLAEMKIPAKSPSSTLEDAYVSIVRKKLKPILEARAAEIEAQKRAEAEAKAEKEREEAAKAEKERIAAEKRREKERAEEERRRAAEEAARKKAEEERLAEEKRRKEEEERNRVRDNAPKSIPSFTSLLDQIAQQEEILKEQAEEQAKKKEESRGPRKDRRGEKAAETQHRSSRRAPVAPEDMEGESEHSGKGHGKGGRKGQRRGGQGEDRYSRMAREAEQYNQVLEEAREAVEEATRESTGRRKKRKERRKKQQAEKAEEKRIEEAIANDQDLSQLDTVKVPQGSTVAELADLLGVPANDIIKRLFLLGTPLTVTESMSDDLIELVADDLGREIKIMTKEEENSFSFYDDPKDLKPRPPVVTVMGHVDHGKTSLLDAIRHTGVAAGEAGGITQAIGASQVQINGRTITFIDTPGHETFTAMRARGAKVTDIVILIVAADDGVMPQTIESINHAKAAEVPIIVAVNKIDKPGADPTRVRQELTEYGIIPEEWGGQNMFVDISAKKKLGIDDLLEAVLLEADVLELKANPDTFASGNVLEAKLDRGRGSVATLLVNRGTLRVGDAIVAGMSYGKIRAMIDSRGNNVKEAAPSTPVEVLGLQSVPMAGDEFRVFQDEREARSLADERALKARIEEQNKVKHVTLENLFDTMADAEVKELNLIIKADVQGSIEALQDSLDKMDQSEVRINTIHSAVGAITETDVTLADASNAIIIGFGVRPDSKAKAAAERDGVEIRTYSVIYKAIEDIDAARIGMLKPTEEEVQTATIEVRNTFKVPKVGIAAGCMVQDGEVSRDDLCRLVRDGIVVYEGKLASLRRYKDDVKSVKAGFECGIGLENFQDIHVGDVIESYRIEEVARTE, from the coding sequence ATGGCAAAGACTCGTGTGCATGATCTGGCCAAGGAATACGGAATGACGAGCAAGGAGATGCTTGGTCACCTTGCCGAGATGAAGATACCCGCGAAGTCGCCCTCGTCCACACTCGAGGACGCGTACGTCTCCATCGTCCGCAAGAAGCTGAAGCCGATCCTGGAGGCTCGCGCCGCCGAGATCGAGGCGCAGAAGCGCGCCGAGGCCGAGGCGAAGGCGGAGAAGGAGCGCGAGGAGGCCGCCAAGGCCGAGAAGGAGCGCATCGCCGCCGAGAAGCGCCGCGAGAAGGAGCGTGCCGAGGAGGAGAGGCGCCGCGCCGCCGAGGAGGCCGCGCGCAAGAAGGCCGAGGAGGAGCGCCTCGCGGAGGAGAAGCGCCGCAAGGAGGAAGAGGAGCGCAACCGCGTACGCGACAACGCCCCGAAGTCCATCCCGTCCTTCACGAGCCTGCTCGACCAGATTGCCCAGCAGGAGGAAATCCTTAAGGAGCAGGCCGAGGAGCAGGCGAAGAAGAAGGAGGAGAGCAGGGGGCCGCGCAAGGACCGTCGCGGCGAGAAGGCCGCGGAGACCCAGCACAGGAGCTCCCGCAGGGCGCCCGTCGCCCCGGAGGACATGGAGGGCGAGTCCGAGCACTCCGGCAAGGGCCACGGCAAGGGTGGCCGCAAGGGCCAGCGCCGCGGCGGCCAGGGCGAGGACCGCTACAGCCGCATGGCCCGCGAGGCGGAACAGTACAACCAGGTCCTGGAGGAGGCACGCGAGGCCGTCGAGGAGGCGACGCGCGAGTCCACCGGACGCCGCAAGAAGCGCAAGGAGCGCAGGAAGAAGCAGCAGGCCGAGAAGGCTGAGGAGAAGCGCATAGAGGAGGCCATCGCGAACGACCAGGACCTGTCTCAGCTCGACACGGTCAAGGTCCCGCAGGGCTCCACCGTCGCGGAGCTCGCCGATCTTCTCGGCGTTCCCGCGAACGACATCATCAAGCGCCTGTTCCTGCTTGGCACGCCGCTCACGGTGACTGAGTCCATGTCCGACGACCTCATCGAGCTCGTTGCCGACGACCTCGGCCGCGAGATCAAGATCATGACGAAGGAGGAGGAGAACTCCTTCTCGTTCTACGACGACCCGAAGGACCTGAAGCCACGCCCGCCCGTCGTCACGGTCATGGGTCACGTCGACCACGGCAAGACGTCGCTTTTGGACGCGATTCGCCACACCGGCGTCGCCGCGGGCGAGGCCGGCGGCATCACGCAGGCCATCGGTGCGTCGCAGGTGCAGATCAACGGCCGCACGATCACGTTCATCGACACGCCCGGCCACGAGACGTTCACCGCCATGCGCGCGCGTGGCGCGAAGGTGACGGACATCGTCATCTTGATCGTCGCCGCCGACGACGGCGTCATGCCGCAGACCATCGAGTCCATCAATCACGCGAAGGCGGCCGAGGTCCCCATCATCGTGGCCGTCAACAAGATCGACAAGCCCGGTGCCGACCCGACGCGCGTGCGCCAGGAGCTGACCGAGTACGGCATCATCCCGGAGGAGTGGGGCGGACAGAACATGTTCGTCGACATCTCCGCGAAGAAGAAGCTCGGCATCGACGACCTGCTCGAGGCCGTCCTGCTCGAGGCGGACGTACTCGAGCTGAAGGCGAACCCGGACACGTTCGCGTCTGGCAACGTCCTCGAGGCGAAGCTCGACCGTGGCCGTGGCTCCGTCGCGACGCTGCTCGTCAACCGCGGCACGCTGCGCGTGGGCGACGCGATCGTCGCGGGCATGTCATACGGCAAGATTCGCGCCATGATAGACTCGCGCGGCAACAACGTGAAGGAGGCCGCGCCGTCGACCCCGGTCGAGGTGCTCGGCCTGCAGAGCGTCCCCATGGCTGGCGACGAGTTCCGCGTGTTCCAGGACGAGCGCGAGGCGCGCAGCCTCGCGGACGAGCGCGCCCTCAAGGCCCGCATCGAGGAGCAGAACAAGGTCAAGCACGTCACGCTCGAGAACCTGTTCGACACCATGGCCGACGCCGAGGTGAAGGAGCTGAACCTCATCATCAAGGCGGACGTCCAGGGCTCGATCGAGGCCCTTCAGGACTCCCTGGACAAGATGGACCAGTCCGAGGTGCGCATCAACACGATTCACTCCGCAGTCGGCGCCATCACGGAGACCGACGTCACCCTGGCCGATGCCTCGAACGCGATCATCATCGGATTCGGTGTGCGCCCGGACTCCAAGGCGAAGGCCGCGGCGGAGCGCGACGGCGTCGAGATTCGTACCTACAGCGTCATTTACAAGGCAATCGAGGACATCGATGCCGCCCGCATCGGCATGCTCAAGCCCACCGAGGAGGAGGTCCAGACCGCGACCATCGAGGTCCGCAACACGTTCAAGGTGCCGAAGGTCGGCATCGCGGCGGGCTGCATGGTCCAGGACGGCGAGGTCTCCCGAGACGACCTCTGCAGGCTCGTCCGCGACGGCATCGTCGTGTACGAGGGCAAGCTCGCGTCGCTGCGCCGCTACAAGGACGACGTGAAGTCCGTCAAGGCCGGCTTCGAGTGCGGAATTGGCCTCGAGAACTTCCAGGACATCCACGTGGGCGACGTTATCGAGTCCTACCGCATCGAGGAAGTTGCACGTACGGAGTAG
- the ribF gene encoding riboflavin biosynthesis protein RibF has translation MSEEVLGRPLPLDAGALASLVRDGLFLRRGAYVRHDVRQGTAYVRHGAECPAGRDAVVSIGAFDGLHAGHRALIAAARREADEKNLPCVVVTFDPDPDVLLAGEEPSSRLLATADRVRAIESLGADAVVVLRFDEGLAATSYQDFVTRVLGGLVRPVSLHVGTNFSVGAGGRGDVRALAAYCAGLGCAVHGHDLVTRGGSPVSSTRIRGLLHEGAVEDAAALLGRLHFVRGSVEHGRGEGTAFGFPTANVRTSRVDCMPKAGVYACVVCDGRRAWPAAVNVGKPPTFSAPEDNYLEANLVGFDGDLYGSEVSVLFARWLRDSRPFDSTEELERVVLGNIDWVRTNLGSCGVGVDA, from the coding sequence GTGAGCGAGGAGGTATTAGGTCGGCCGCTGCCGTTGGACGCCGGCGCGCTTGCGTCGCTGGTGCGCGACGGGCTGTTTCTGCGGCGAGGCGCGTACGTGCGCCACGACGTGCGGCAAGGCACGGCCTACGTGCGCCATGGGGCGGAGTGCCCCGCGGGGCGCGACGCCGTCGTCTCCATCGGCGCGTTCGACGGCCTGCATGCCGGGCACCGCGCGCTCATCGCGGCGGCGCGGCGCGAGGCGGACGAGAAGAACCTGCCATGCGTGGTCGTGACGTTCGACCCGGACCCGGATGTGCTGCTTGCAGGCGAGGAGCCCTCCTCAAGGCTCCTGGCCACGGCGGACAGGGTGCGCGCCATAGAGTCTCTGGGCGCGGACGCCGTCGTGGTGCTGCGCTTTGACGAGGGGCTTGCGGCCACCAGCTACCAGGACTTCGTCACGCGGGTGCTGGGCGGGCTCGTGCGTCCCGTCTCCCTCCACGTCGGCACCAACTTCAGCGTGGGCGCCGGCGGCAGGGGAGACGTCCGCGCGCTCGCGGCGTACTGCGCAGGCCTCGGATGTGCCGTGCACGGCCACGACCTTGTGACCAGGGGCGGAAGCCCGGTCTCATCCACCAGGATTCGCGGCCTTCTGCACGAGGGCGCGGTGGAGGACGCCGCGGCGCTCCTCGGGCGCCTGCACTTCGTGCGCGGCTCCGTGGAGCACGGCCGGGGCGAGGGCACCGCGTTTGGCTTCCCGACGGCGAACGTGCGCACTTCTCGCGTGGACTGCATGCCGAAGGCGGGCGTGTACGCGTGCGTGGTGTGCGACGGGAGGCGCGCGTGGCCGGCGGCCGTCAACGTGGGCAAGCCGCCCACGTTCAGCGCGCCGGAGGACAACTACCTGGAGGCGAACCTCGTGGGGTTTGACGGCGACCTGTACGGAAGCGAGGTGAGCGTCCTCTTCGCGCGGTGGCTGCGCGACTCTAGGCCCTTCGACTCGACCGAGGAGCTGGAGCGTGTGGTTCTTGGCAACATCGACTGGGTACGAACTAACCTAGGCTCTTGCGGAGTGGGGGTGGACGCTTGA
- the truB gene encoding tRNA pseudouridine(55) synthase TruB, which yields MKRGQSGINCLLAVDKPVGMSSHDVVNHVRRALGEKRVGHAGTLDPLASGVLVVGVGQGTRLMGLLTADTKSYVARIAFGTQTATDDAEGEVVLSAEPPTDVLSREFAAGVVHGLIGERDQVPPSFSAISVDGVRAYERARKGQEVELKSRRVSILNAVLLDVVADGPDGQPCWDCAFTVSKGTYVRSIARDLGASLGSAAHLVELRRTASGCIGLADCVALDELERRGAEALAERALDPVAKLGLPSRELTVGELADVRCGKRIPCTDAGLPEGGRVCLTFGNALVGIWEREGNRLRCQANFPSGVTGVAR from the coding sequence TTGAAGCGAGGACAAAGCGGAATAAACTGCCTGCTGGCCGTAGACAAACCGGTGGGCATGAGCAGCCATGACGTGGTGAACCACGTGCGCAGGGCGCTGGGCGAGAAACGCGTCGGCCATGCCGGCACGCTGGACCCGCTCGCATCCGGCGTGCTCGTCGTGGGCGTGGGCCAGGGCACGCGGCTCATGGGCCTTCTGACGGCGGACACGAAGTCATACGTCGCGCGCATAGCGTTCGGCACGCAGACCGCCACGGACGATGCCGAGGGCGAGGTCGTGCTGAGCGCGGAGCCGCCGACGGACGTCCTCTCGCGCGAATTTGCGGCGGGCGTCGTGCATGGGCTCATTGGCGAGCGGGACCAGGTGCCGCCGTCCTTCTCGGCCATATCGGTCGACGGCGTCAGGGCGTACGAGCGTGCGCGCAAGGGCCAGGAGGTCGAGCTCAAGAGCCGGCGCGTGAGCATTCTGAACGCGGTGCTTCTGGACGTGGTCGCGGATGGGCCGGACGGCCAGCCGTGCTGGGACTGCGCGTTCACCGTGTCGAAGGGCACGTACGTGCGCAGCATCGCGCGCGACCTGGGTGCCTCGCTCGGAAGCGCCGCGCACCTGGTAGAGCTCAGGCGCACGGCGTCCGGCTGCATCGGCCTTGCGGACTGCGTCGCGCTGGACGAGCTCGAGCGCCGCGGTGCGGAGGCGCTCGCGGAGCGCGCGCTCGACCCCGTGGCAAAGCTGGGGCTTCCCTCGCGCGAGCTCACGGTGGGGGAGCTTGCGGACGTGCGCTGCGGCAAGCGCATTCCGTGCACGGACGCGGGCCTCCCGGAGGGCGGCCGCGTGTGCCTCACGTTCGGCAACGCCCTGGTGGGCATTTGGGAGCGCGAGGGCAATCGGCTTCGCTGCCAGGCGAACTTCCCCTCCGGCGTCACGGGGGTGGCGCGGTGA
- a CDS encoding DHH family phosphoesterase: protein MGLSKNPEQEARFAEIARLIEESSTIAICAHTNPDGDALGSTLGLARIIGMRWPEKSVCGLLADEGDVPRIYSYLPGSDGLVRACDYEGDPDLFISVDLSVAHRLNDAEPVMRRAARTAIIDHHPCEEPYADASLIRPGAAAAGVLVAEFALYLGVEITGDVARCLYCAIATDTGRFQYQNADPESFSVASLLVDCGASPSELSLNVYQNFSLSFLHLEALVMGRITSFAGGKITYSYATSADLERTGASLDECDGLVDVVRSVSGSEVALFLKEVPGGKVRGNIRSKTDKDVSQIARLLGGGGHKAAAGFSFEGDIDQALAAVLPPLRALFEYVDPDGTIIGERLDPRLVEADLAARKAAQAGSGE, encoded by the coding sequence ATGGGTCTTAGCAAGAACCCCGAGCAGGAGGCGCGTTTCGCAGAGATCGCGCGTCTCATAGAGGAGAGCTCGACCATCGCGATCTGCGCGCACACCAATCCTGACGGCGACGCCCTGGGCTCCACCCTGGGGCTCGCCAGGATCATTGGCATGCGCTGGCCCGAGAAGAGCGTGTGCGGGCTCCTCGCGGATGAGGGCGACGTGCCCAGGATCTACTCGTACCTCCCGGGCAGCGACGGCCTCGTGCGTGCATGCGACTACGAGGGTGACCCCGACCTGTTCATCAGCGTCGACCTCTCCGTCGCCCACAGGCTGAACGACGCCGAGCCCGTCATGCGACGGGCGGCCCGCACCGCGATCATAGACCATCATCCGTGCGAGGAGCCGTACGCCGACGCGAGCCTAATCCGCCCAGGCGCGGCCGCCGCAGGCGTGCTCGTCGCGGAGTTCGCGCTGTACCTCGGCGTGGAGATCACGGGCGACGTCGCGCGCTGCCTGTACTGCGCCATCGCGACGGACACCGGCCGCTTCCAGTACCAGAACGCGGACCCGGAGTCCTTCTCCGTCGCCTCGCTGCTCGTGGACTGCGGCGCGTCGCCGTCAGAGCTGTCGCTGAACGTGTACCAGAACTTCAGCCTGTCGTTCCTGCACCTCGAGGCGCTCGTGATGGGCCGCATCACCAGCTTCGCGGGCGGAAAGATAACCTACAGCTACGCCACGTCCGCGGACCTGGAGCGCACGGGCGCGAGCCTGGACGAGTGCGACGGCCTCGTGGACGTCGTGCGCAGCGTCTCCGGCTCGGAGGTCGCGCTGTTCCTGAAGGAGGTGCCCGGCGGCAAGGTGCGCGGCAACATCCGCTCGAAGACGGACAAGGACGTCTCGCAGATCGCGAGACTCCTCGGGGGCGGCGGGCACAAGGCTGCTGCCGGGTTCTCGTTCGAGGGCGACATCGACCAGGCGCTCGCTGCCGTGCTGCCGCCGCTGCGCGCGCTGTTCGAGTACGTCGACCCTGACGGCACCATCATCGGCGAGCGGCTGGACCCCAGGCTGGTCGAGGCTGACCTCGCGGCGCGCAAGGCCGCGCAGGCTGGAAGCGGTGAGTAG
- the rbfA gene encoding 30S ribosome-binding factor RbfA, whose translation MKQNQNSRRTNNLAREKLANILLFEVSDPDLALVTLTGVEVSVDKSVLKAYVSCDRDRYESVAAALQRAKGRIRSLLGHALGWRVTPELIFQIDTTADEAERIAIALENVPPTLSVEKDENGYPIGEAPAGDEERGE comes from the coding sequence ATGAAGCAGAACCAGAATTCCCGACGCACGAACAATCTCGCGCGCGAGAAGCTCGCCAACATCCTCCTGTTCGAGGTTTCCGACCCCGACCTTGCGCTCGTGACCCTTACGGGCGTGGAGGTCTCGGTCGACAAGTCCGTGCTGAAGGCCTACGTCAGCTGCGACCGCGACCGCTACGAGTCCGTGGCGGCCGCCCTCCAGCGGGCGAAGGGTCGCATCCGCAGCCTTTTGGGCCATGCCCTGGGCTGGCGCGTGACGCCGGAGCTCATCTTCCAGATCGACACCACGGCGGACGAGGCGGAGCGCATTGCAATCGCGCTCGAGAACGTGCCGCCCACGCTCTCGGTCGAGAAGGACGAGAACGGATATCCCATAGGCGAGGCGCCCGCGGGCGACGAGGAGAGAGGCGAGTAG